CAGCGCAAGGCTTAAATGGCAACTGCGATTTTATTATTAGTCGTTCACCAGAATTACTAGTTATTAATGCACCAGTAGTGACAATTGTAGAAGCTAAAAAAGAAAACATCAATGCAGGATTAGGTCAGTGTGTAGCTGAGATGGTAGCAGCGAGACTATTTAATGAACGCGAGGGAAATAACATTCAGACAATTTATGGTACTGTCACCACTGGAACTAACTGGAAGTTTCTCAAGCTATTTGATCAAGCCGTTGAGATTGACTTAGGCGAATATTATATTAATAATATAGGTAAAATTTTAGGAATTTTATCTAGTATTTTGACCTCAGAAGTATTTTAATATGCTTATACAGTTAACACCAGCCGAACAAAGAACAGTGCTACATAACATTAGCTGGGAAACCTTTGAGGCTTTGCTGAGAGATACAGGTGAGGATAGAGGTTCTCGGTTTGCTTATGACTGTGGCACTTTAGAAATAATGACACCACTTTTTGAACATGAAAACCCCAAAATTCAAATTGAACGATTTATTTTAGTTTTAGCTGAAGAATTAGATATTCAAATTATAAGTGCTGGTTCCACAACATTAAAGCGTAAATTAGCTAAACGGGGAATAGAACCAGATGCTTGTTACTATATCCAAAATGAACTAGCTATCAGAGGTAAAGAAACTTTAGATTTAGAAACTGACCCGCCGCCTGATTTAGCAATTGAAATTGACATTACCAACAGTTCAGTTAACAAATTTGGGATTTATTCAGCGTTGGATGTACCTGAACTTTGGAGATATAACGGAGAAGATTTAAAATTTTACCACTTAGTAGAAGGGCAATATCTTGAATGTGAGTTTAGTGTTGCTTTTCCTTTAGTTTCGGTAAATGAAATTAAGAGATTTATTCAGCAGAGCAAAAACATGGGTGAAATTGCTTTATTGAAATCATTTCGTTATTGGGTGAGGAAAAAAGAGGAGAATTTAGATGTTGATTATTACTGTAGCTATTAATGATGACAAAAGCATTGCAATATACTAAACGCCATCTCTACACTCACCTCAGAGTATCAGGATTTATCCCCAACTTTCGCAATTCTTCTGCTAACCTTTGAGCGTGTTGTTCTGCTGAGGTAGCCCTTTGTTCAGCAGCACTAGCGCGTTCTTCTGGTGACAGATATCTAACTTTTTGTGCATCATACCAATACAACCAATCCCGCCTAATTCCTTGATAAATTCCCCCTAACTTAGCAAAAGCTATCAGTGACCAGGGATGGGGGATGTTTCAAACCATGCTCAAATACAAAGCCGAGAAATTTGGTCATACTTATCTTGAAATAGGTCGTTTCTTTCCATCTTCTCAACTTTGTAGCGAGACTCTACTACCAATCCCAATGCTGCAAAAAGGTTATGATTCATTGGGTGTAAGATTTGTAGACTGCCCTCACTGCAACAAACAGCATGATAGAGACATCAACGCTGCAATAAATATTAGAAATGAAGGATTGCGAATTTTGGTGAGCCAGTCGCTCAGAGGGGTCTCCCCAAGTGAAGTAACTGGCGAACTCGTAAGAGAGTTAGGAACTAGCTCTTCTGCCCTTGGAGGGGATGTAAGACCAAAGTCTTCAGGACGTAAAAAATCTACGAAGGTCGAGGCAATCCCTGTTGAATTGGGAAGCCTACACTGTACCGAAAGGTCAGTGTAGGTAGTTCACAAGATACCCCAGAAATGGAGGAATCCTTGCCCAGAAAAAGCTTCAATCAAAATAATTGAGATAAAGCCAATCATTGCAAAGCGACCGTTCCAACTTTCACTCTCAGGAGTGAACCCAAAACGTACACCCTTACGATCATTAGAAACAATAGACTTAGAAACTTTCAATTCTGACATAAGTAAATATCCTTTGTTGAAGCGTTGTCTGTAACGTCAGCCTAATTTGATTAGAAGCGTGTTTTGTAATAACTTTGTCTTGGTACTTATTGGCAATTTAGAGCAATGCAAGAGTTATATTCTGCTACATTTATTGAGCTAAACCATCATATCTATTTGGATCTTTTTTATCCTTTTTTTTGTTGGGGTCTTTTTTGGGTTTTTTAGATTCTCGATTACCTTTTTTTTCCTTCGACATCAACGTTCTCCTACTTGAGTAAATAGTTAAAGTCTCAACATTCTGCTTGAGTAAATCACAGTGTAGTTTGTGAGATATTTTTTAAGGCAAAAAGAAAAGCATTTAACACTTTTGTTAGTATGGTGGTTTAAAACTTGCTACTAGTAGCGTAGCTGAGCAAGTGTAGTGCAAAGCTTTTTAATATGTTAATCGATGAATTGCTGGGAATTCTTAAACGTATGTTTTCATGTTTTCATCGTGGTTAAGTTTCCAGCAGTAAAAATGTGTATAACCTCGATGAAACTTCAAACGCTTCAGCATAACATATGCACTAAAAATGGTATGACTAAGCTACATCTGCTATGGTCTTAGCTCTATTAACTTTGAGGCTATAACCCATCCATTCAATACCTCTTAATGCATGAATTGCTGCTACCTCTTCGGTATCTGTTTCCATTTCTACAACTGCAAATCCCCTCTTTGCACCATTTTTTTGGTTTGTAGAGACTAGAATTCTTCTAATAGATCCATATTTTAAAAACACCTGTCTGATGTCCTCATCTTCAATTTCATGGGATAGATTACCAATATAAACTGACATAAAATATCTCCCAATTGCAAGGACGTAGAGATTTAGATTTGGAGAGGCGTTTATCTAGTCAATTACTTGACCAAAAATATTTCTCAACAAGCTAATAATAACATACTTTAGAAAGTTAAAACATACTTAAGTCAATAAGAGACTGTAGGAATGCTCATATCTAGCACCAGCTTTTTGACCTTCCAAAAAATAAATTTCACAGGCTTTTAGCTCAAATCATATAAATGTGACTAAGAAAGTGTTTGATTCCGTTGGAACGGACTTGTGCTCTTAGCAAGAGAATTTATTTTATGGCGGTATATAGGGTAAGTGCAAGATATAAAAATGTAAATTATTACCCTAATTTTACCTAACTAAAATATAAGATTCATCCACATGAATCCTGAAGATTTACTTGTGTAAACACGCAATTTAAAATTAACTCAAACTAAGAGAACTTCCAGTTTTAAATCTGCTTTTGAAGTAGTTACAACGTTAGAGTGATGATGCACATGCTTGGACTCACTTGCGAAAATTTTTCTTACTCTGTCTGTGCCTCGCAACTTCCTTGCGTTTGCGTTTTTGCTCTGGTGTTTCAAAATGACGATGCTTCTTCATATCTGGAAAAATACCTGCCTGAGAAACTTTTCGCTTAAAACGACGCAAGGCTGATTCAATTCCTTCATTATTGTCTACTAGTATTTGGGCCATTCCATGTCCTTATTTGATTAGTAATGGTTAGTGTTAAATCATACAGGAAATCTGAGAAAAAAAGGCAGACAATGAGTCTGCCCTTAAGACTTTAGAGTATAAATTAGTGAGTTCAAAGTTTAGTATCGGTTCTGAACACCATAGTTGCTTTGGTTCCCACCAAACGAACGTCTGTCTTCTCTGGGTCTAGCTTTGTTCACTTTCAGGTTACGTCCCATCCACTCAGCACCATCAAGAGCCTCGATAGCAGATGCTTCTTCAGCATCTGAACCCATTTCTACAAAAGCAAAGCCACGCACACGACCTGTTTCACGGTCAGTAGGTAGCGAAACCTGCTTTATAGAACCATATTCTGCAAAAACGGCTTTTAGAGTCTCTTGTGTAACTTCATAAGAGAGGTTACCTACGTAAAGTGACATAAATTATCTCCAAAATTAAAAGTATGTAGAGATTTAAATTTCGGAGACAAGCCTGTCAATAAAAAAACTAAAAGCTTGTTAATACTAAAAACAACATTTGTGTCCGAATTTCATTCTCATATTCAACCTTAACACGATATTCACTCACTCCACAGAATATCTCTCTAAAGCGTGAGTTGCAGATTTTACCAGGTTATTTTTTCTATACGCACCTATTTTTTATGCTTTTTGTGTATATATTATTACTATATGTTAATCATCTCATGTGCAGATTTGAGTTTGGATGATAGCAATTGTACAGAAAGCTTTTCACTACTCAAAATTGTTATAATTCGTAGCTTTATGTATTGTCCAAAGCTAATAAAATTTGCAAAATGAGATTTAATCAATAGTATTAAATATACTCAGGGGAAAATTCTGGTCAATAAAAAAATATTTTTACTCTGGGTCGCTAAATTAGTAAATGTATGTTAATTTGAAAAGAGGAATCAAAAAAGTAAGAATGCAAAAAGACTTCAAGACAAAGATTGAGGTAAATTCGATCAAGTCCTTTTGCTCTGGTAAGTCCGCTTCAATATCGTTATGCTTTTTATAACGATAAATAAAAGCCAGATAAGCAAGATCAGCACCTTAGTTAGAACTTAAAGTCACCCGTAGCTTGCTTAGGTAATAGTCAGTAAAACTTGGCTAGCCTAGATAGTTTAACTGCCAGATACCATTACTCTTAGAGTCTAGGGAGAAAGACTCTTAGTACAGCCTGGCAATCCGAAATAAATTAGAACGGTTACTGAACTTAGTACAAGTGAGATTAACTATTTTAATCACTCTAACTATGTTCTAGCAGTTGCTTACTGTGGAAATGGAAACTTCAAGCAGAATAGATACCGTTCACCAAAATTCAGGAATTTAACCATATTGCCAAAAGTCACCAATACACTGCCCAAACCCTAATTTTAGGGGTTGCTAATGCAGAAATTAGCTTCTAATCGAGGATTTTTTCTCTGCATCAATAGCGATATGATTAAGTGATTTTTAAGGAATAGCCGTAAGAAATACCAACAAGCGATCGCTCGGTATTTTAGGATATCGGCTGGTGCGATCGCAACTAGAAGTTATAAGCAGCCATAACATAAGCAACATCAGGAAAGTTGTAACGACGATTTCCATTGAGAGTGAATTGCAATTTTGGTTGGTTGGGTTCAGGGTAAAAACCCTGTGCAAATTGAAATTGCTACTGTAACCACTCTTAAGGCTTGAGCAACCCATGGAGATTTAGTTACAACAACCGCTGATGCTTATGTCAGGCTTTTTAAAGCTTCAGTCAGCATCAACAGACAGATATTTCTCCTGATATGAAACCCCAGCAAACATACCCTATGGGGAGTATGGGAGAGTTATCTGACTGCATAGCTGATAGTACTTGCCAGAAATATTCCTTAAGCACAAATCAAATTTTCATATATGCAACCTCTTACCATTTTTACCCGGTGTGTTCGTCGGCAAGTGCTATTTGCCAACACTACCAAGCGTTAAGTCTCAGGTAAACCTTTAGTCCCATTGACACAGTAATTGTAGGAAAACACAAATCATGGCTATTGATAAAAAAATCAGACAAATAGCTTTCTACGGTAAAGGCGGTATTGGTAAGTCTACTACCTCTCAAAACACCCTAGCAGCTATGGCAGAAATGGGTCAACGCATCCTAATTGTAGGTTGCGATCCTAAAGCTGACTCCACTCGTTTGATGCTGCACAGTAAAGCTCAAACTACCGTGCTTCACTTGGCTGCTGAACGTGGTGCCGTAGAAGACCTAGAACTCGAAGAAGTAATGTTGACCGGCTTCCGGGGCGTTCGTTGCGTGGAGTCTGGTGGCCCAGAACCTGGCGTGGGTTGCGCTGGTCGGGGTATTATCACCGCTATCAACTTTTTGGAAGAAAATGGTGCTTACCAAGATGTTG
Above is a window of Nostoc sp. UHCC 0702 DNA encoding:
- a CDS encoding Uma2 family endonuclease codes for the protein MLIQLTPAEQRTVLHNISWETFEALLRDTGEDRGSRFAYDCGTLEIMTPLFEHENPKIQIERFILVLAEELDIQIISAGSTTLKRKLAKRGIEPDACYYIQNELAIRGKETLDLETDPPPDLAIEIDITNSSVNKFGIYSALDVPELWRYNGEDLKFYHLVEGQYLECEFSVAFPLVSVNEIKRFIQQSKNMGEIALLKSFRYWVRKKEENLDVDYYCSY
- a CDS encoding high light inducible protein, translating into MSELKVSKSIVSNDRKGVRFGFTPESESWNGRFAMIGFISIILIEAFSGQGFLHFWGIL
- a CDS encoding RNA-binding protein — protein: MSVYIGNLSHEIEDEDIRQVFLKYGSIRRILVSTNQKNGAKRGFAVVEMETDTEEVAAIHALRGIEWMGYSLKVNRAKTIADVA
- a CDS encoding 30S ribosomal protein S21; this encodes MAQILVDNNEGIESALRRFKRKVSQAGIFPDMKKHRHFETPEQKRKRKEVARHRQSKKNFRK
- a CDS encoding RNA-binding protein, yielding MSLYVGNLSYEVTQETLKAVFAEYGSIKQVSLPTDRETGRVRGFAFVEMGSDAEEASAIEALDGAEWMGRNLKVNKARPREDRRSFGGNQSNYGVQNRY